From the Streptomyces sp. Tu 2975 genome, one window contains:
- a CDS encoding MscL family protein → MSEKKPSVLEGFKAFLLRGNVIDLAVAVVIGAAFTNIVNAVVKGVINPLVGAFGTKDLDAYSSCLKAPCEVGTDGEMQGIQIMWGSVLGATLQFLITAAVVYFLMVLPMSKYLARRAAAQKAKEGVRETLEVTELEVLKEIRDALVAQRRTGSTATGDDSGPAGAPGSGAGH, encoded by the coding sequence GTGAGCGAGAAGAAGCCGAGCGTCCTCGAAGGCTTCAAGGCCTTCCTGCTCCGTGGCAACGTGATCGACCTCGCCGTCGCCGTCGTCATCGGTGCCGCTTTCACCAACATCGTGAACGCTGTGGTGAAGGGTGTGATCAACCCGCTGGTCGGGGCGTTCGGTACGAAGGACCTGGATGCCTACAGCTCCTGTCTGAAGGCGCCGTGCGAGGTCGGCACCGACGGCGAGATGCAGGGTATTCAGATCATGTGGGGATCGGTGCTCGGTGCGACGCTCCAGTTCTTGATCACCGCTGCCGTCGTCTACTTCCTCATGGTGCTGCCCATGTCGAAGTACCTCGCCCGCCGCGCGGCCGCGCAGAAGGCGAAGGAGGGTGTCCGGGAGACGCTCGAGGTGACCGAGCTGGAGGTGCTGAAGGAGATCCGCGACGCCCTGGTGGCGCAGCGCCGTACCGGCTCGACGGCCACCGGCGACGACTCCGGTCCGGCAGGCGCACCGGGGTCCGGCGCCGGTCACTGA
- a CDS encoding RcpC/CpaB family pilus assembly protein, with translation MSFVHSSPPPCPAPEPLGVPAFAPLRVRGGAQRLRRALWRQRRTMAAGLAVTAAALAASTARGADVAGGPGQETRGGPGAGVPAAASPAPEPRPATELVSAPVRIADAATVRLLRPGDRVDVIAAADPPTAGSEGTVAAKVVASGVRVTEVPPGEDSAEGGALVVLAVPRATAAELAGAGATSRLVVTVC, from the coding sequence ATGTCCTTCGTGCACTCCTCCCCTCCCCCTTGTCCCGCGCCGGAGCCCTTGGGCGTGCCGGCGTTCGCCCCGCTGCGGGTCCGTGGCGGGGCGCAGCGGCTTCGCCGAGCGTTGTGGCGGCAGCGGCGAACCATGGCCGCGGGCCTGGCGGTGACGGCCGCGGCGCTCGCCGCGTCGACGGCCCGGGGAGCCGACGTCGCGGGCGGGCCGGGGCAGGAGACCCGGGGCGGTCCGGGCGCCGGTGTGCCGGCTGCCGCGTCCCCGGCACCCGAACCGCGCCCTGCCACCGAGCTGGTGTCCGCGCCCGTGCGCATCGCGGACGCGGCGACGGTGCGGCTCCTGCGGCCCGGGGACCGCGTCGACGTCATCGCGGCCGCCGACCCTCCCACGGCCGGAAGCGAGGGGACGGTTGCGGCGAAGGTCGTGGCGTCCGGAGTCCGGGTGACCGAGGTTCCTCCCGGCGAGGACTCCGCGGAGGGCGGCGCCCTCGTGGTGCTGGCCGTACCACGCGCCACTGCGGCGGAGCTGGCCGGCGCCGGTGCGACCTCCCGCTTGGTGGTGACGGTGTGCTGA
- a CDS encoding MFS transporter — MESTVASGKRPGYGQLLRTAGAWTFLLPGFAARQPFAMLTIGIVLLVQHTTGSYGSAGAVAAVTGVSMALFAPQSGKLADRFGQRAVLVPGVLVHTVSGVALTVLALTGAPLWALFAAAVPTGASVPQVGPMVRARWAARLQGSPLMSTAAAFESVTDEFTFVVGPVLATALCTGVHPAAGLIAESALTLAGGLLFAAQRRTQPAHGNSVDARTERTSALSVPGVRVLAVAFLGIGSVFGGMQVSLTAFTEEIGQPGMNGLLYGLFAAGNMLAGVAVGTIAWKTGPRRRLVLGYAGLTLAASVLWTAHSVVLLGALGLIVGLFIAPALISGYTLVDSLVPASARTEAFTWLTGAVALGQAAAVTVAGQLADTYGAGAGFAVPLVGTALALVTLVTLRSRLTPRTSGRVAARGIGHRVPVTVD; from the coding sequence GTGGAGTCCACGGTCGCTTCTGGCAAGCGTCCTGGTTACGGGCAACTGCTCCGTACCGCAGGCGCTTGGACATTCCTGCTTCCCGGGTTCGCCGCCCGGCAGCCCTTCGCGATGCTCACCATCGGCATCGTCCTGCTCGTCCAGCACACCACCGGCTCGTACGGCAGCGCAGGCGCCGTCGCAGCCGTCACCGGCGTGTCCATGGCACTGTTCGCGCCGCAGAGCGGCAAGCTCGCCGACCGTTTCGGCCAGCGCGCCGTGCTGGTGCCCGGCGTACTCGTGCACACGGTTTCAGGCGTCGCGCTCACCGTGCTGGCCCTCACCGGCGCGCCCCTGTGGGCACTGTTCGCCGCTGCCGTGCCGACCGGCGCCTCCGTTCCTCAGGTCGGCCCGATGGTGCGGGCACGCTGGGCCGCGCGCCTCCAGGGCTCGCCGCTGATGTCGACGGCCGCGGCCTTCGAGTCCGTGACGGACGAGTTCACTTTCGTGGTGGGACCTGTCCTCGCCACCGCGCTGTGCACCGGCGTCCACCCGGCGGCCGGTCTGATCGCCGAGTCCGCGCTCACCCTGGCCGGCGGACTCCTGTTCGCCGCCCAGCGCCGCACCCAGCCGGCCCACGGCAACTCCGTCGACGCCCGGACCGAGCGCACCTCCGCGCTGTCCGTGCCCGGCGTGCGGGTCCTGGCGGTGGCCTTCCTCGGTATCGGCTCCGTCTTCGGGGGCATGCAGGTCTCGCTGACCGCGTTCACCGAGGAGATCGGGCAGCCCGGGATGAACGGTCTGCTGTACGGCCTCTTCGCCGCCGGCAACATGCTGGCCGGCGTCGCCGTCGGCACCATCGCCTGGAAGACCGGGCCGCGCCGCAGGCTGGTGCTCGGCTACGCGGGCCTCACGCTGGCCGCGTCCGTCCTCTGGACGGCCCATTCCGTGGTGCTGCTCGGGGCGCTGGGCCTGATCGTCGGCCTCTTCATCGCCCCCGCGCTGATCAGCGGCTACACCCTCGTCGACTCGCTCGTGCCCGCCTCCGCCCGCACCGAGGCCTTCACCTGGCTGACGGGCGCGGTGGCGCTGGGCCAGGCCGCCGCCGTGACGGTGGCCGGACAGTTGGCCGACACGTACGGCGCAGGCGCCGGATTCGCCGTGCCGCTGGTGGGTACCGCGCTCGCGCTGGTCACCCTTGTGACACTGCGTTCGCGCCTCACTCCGCGTACCTCCGGACGGGTCGCGGCGCGTGGGATCGGTCACCGAGTGCCGGTGACGGTGGACTGA
- a CDS encoding 5-formyltetrahydrofolate cyclo-ligase yields the protein MNADMSEKSVLRAELLGARRLLSTEDVTETAAVLARHALRLPELADAGTVAAYVSVGREPGTRALLDALLSRGVRVLLPVLLDDNDLDWGVYRGAEHLERAGRGLLEPDGERLGPDAVLTADAVLLPGLAVDALGMRLGRGGGSYDRVLARLAAAGADPALVVLLHANEVVEQVPAEPHDHPVHAVVTPDGVTRFTGRRSPEERA from the coding sequence ATGAACGCCGACATGTCGGAAAAGAGCGTCCTGCGGGCCGAACTGCTCGGCGCACGACGGCTCCTGTCCACAGAGGACGTGACAGAGACCGCCGCGGTTCTCGCACGGCACGCTCTGCGCCTCCCGGAGCTCGCGGACGCCGGCACCGTCGCCGCCTACGTGTCCGTCGGGCGAGAGCCCGGCACACGGGCGCTGCTCGACGCGCTGCTCTCCAGGGGAGTACGCGTCCTGCTGCCCGTGCTGCTGGACGACAACGACCTGGACTGGGGGGTGTACCGGGGAGCGGAACACCTGGAGCGCGCCGGACGCGGGCTCCTGGAGCCGGACGGGGAACGGCTCGGTCCCGACGCGGTGCTCACGGCCGACGCCGTGCTGCTGCCCGGGCTGGCCGTGGACGCCCTGGGCATGCGGCTCGGGCGCGGCGGCGGTTCGTACGACCGCGTCCTCGCACGTCTCGCCGCCGCGGGCGCGGACCCGGCGCTCGTGGTGCTCCTGCACGCGAACGAGGTGGTCGAGCAGGTCCCGGCGGAACCGCACGACCACCCCGTTCACGCGGTGGTGACGCCCGACGGCGTCACCCGGTTCACGGGACGGAGAAGCCCGGAGGAACGAGCGTGA
- the glp gene encoding gephyrin-like molybdotransferase Glp, whose translation MSSTTWSVDDHLEDILAAIRPLDPIELQLPDAQGCVLVEDVTVPVALPPFDNSSMDGYAVRVADVAGATEEFPSVLTVIGDVAAGGGGLPTVGPGQSARIMTGAPLPPGAQAVVPVEWTDGGTGGGAARTMRPAGEDPAGASGEVRVHRPVEERAHVRARGSDVQAGDLALAAGTVLGPPQIGLLAAIGRGTVRVRPRPRVVVLSTGSELVQPGEELTEGRIYDSNSFALAAAARDAGAISYRVGAVTDDAETLRATIEDQLIRADLLVTTGGVSVGAYDVVKEALSSVGDEDEPGSGIDFRKLAMQPGKPQGFGSIGPEHTPLLALPGNPVSSYVSFELFVRPAIRALMGLPDVHRPTARAVLKADKAIGSPAGKRQFLRGRYDAEAGSVTPVGGSGSHLIAALAHADCLIVVPESDTSVEPGTEVGVVLLG comes from the coding sequence GTGAGCAGCACGACCTGGTCGGTGGACGACCACCTTGAGGACATCCTCGCCGCGATCCGCCCGCTCGACCCGATCGAGCTTCAGCTGCCGGACGCCCAGGGCTGTGTCCTTGTGGAGGACGTCACCGTCCCCGTCGCGCTGCCACCGTTCGACAACAGCTCCATGGACGGGTACGCGGTCCGCGTCGCCGATGTCGCGGGCGCGACGGAGGAGTTCCCGTCCGTCCTGACCGTCATCGGGGACGTGGCCGCAGGTGGCGGTGGTCTGCCCACCGTCGGCCCCGGCCAGTCCGCCCGCATCATGACCGGAGCCCCGCTGCCGCCCGGCGCGCAGGCCGTGGTCCCCGTGGAGTGGACCGACGGCGGCACCGGCGGGGGAGCGGCCAGGACGATGCGTCCGGCCGGCGAGGACCCTGCGGGCGCGAGCGGCGAGGTCCGCGTCCACCGGCCCGTCGAGGAGCGCGCGCATGTTCGCGCCCGGGGCAGCGACGTGCAGGCCGGTGACCTGGCCCTTGCGGCGGGCACGGTCCTCGGCCCGCCCCAGATCGGCCTGCTCGCCGCGATCGGCCGCGGCACCGTGCGGGTCCGCCCCCGGCCCCGCGTGGTGGTCCTGTCGACCGGCAGCGAACTGGTCCAGCCCGGCGAGGAGTTGACCGAGGGCAGGATCTACGACTCCAACAGCTTCGCGCTCGCCGCCGCCGCGCGGGACGCGGGCGCGATCTCCTACCGGGTGGGCGCGGTCACCGACGATGCGGAGACCCTGCGCGCCACGATCGAGGACCAGCTGATCCGGGCCGATCTGCTGGTCACCACGGGCGGGGTCAGTGTCGGAGCGTACGACGTGGTCAAGGAGGCGCTCTCCTCGGTCGGCGACGAGGACGAGCCCGGCAGCGGTATCGACTTCCGCAAGCTCGCGATGCAGCCGGGCAAACCGCAGGGCTTCGGCTCCATCGGTCCCGAGCACACGCCGCTGCTGGCCCTGCCCGGCAACCCGGTGTCGTCCTACGTCTCCTTCGAGCTGTTCGTCAGGCCCGCGATCCGCGCGCTCATGGGTCTGCCGGACGTGCACCGCCCCACCGCACGTGCCGTGCTCAAGGCGGACAAGGCGATCGGCTCCCCTGCCGGGAAGCGCCAGTTCCTCCGCGGCAGGTATGACGCGGAGGCCGGCAGCGTCACCCCCGTCGGCGGCTCGGGGTCCCATCTGATCGCGGCGCTCGCCCACGCCGACTGCCTGATCGTCGTCCCGGAGTCCGACACCTCGGTGGAGCCCGGCACGGAGGTCGGCGTGGTCCTCCTGGGCTGA
- the galU gene encoding UTP--glucose-1-phosphate uridylyltransferase GalU, translated as MTQSHPRISKAVIPAAGLGTRFLPATKATPKEMLPVVDKPAIQYVVEEAVSAGLSDVLMITGRNKRPLEDHFDRNYELEEALSRKGDAGRLAKVQESSDLATMHYVRQGDPRGLGHAVLCAEPHVGDQPFAVLLGDDLIDPRDPLLARMVEVQEREGGSVIALMEVDPSQIHLYGCAAVKPTGDSDVVKITDLVEKPEPADAPSNLAIIGRYVLDPAVFGVLRETEPGRGGEIQLTDALQKLTEADQSAAATEKSSGGPVHGVIFKGRRYDTGDRGDYLRAIVRLACEREDLGPEFRDWLRSFVTEEM; from the coding sequence ATGACTCAGTCGCACCCCAGGATCAGCAAGGCTGTCATCCCAGCCGCAGGCCTCGGCACCCGGTTCCTGCCTGCCACGAAAGCCACGCCCAAAGAGATGCTGCCTGTGGTCGACAAGCCGGCTATCCAGTACGTGGTCGAGGAGGCCGTCTCGGCCGGCCTCTCCGACGTACTGATGATCACGGGACGCAACAAGCGCCCGCTCGAGGACCACTTCGATCGCAACTACGAGCTCGAGGAAGCGCTCTCCCGCAAGGGCGACGCCGGCAGGCTCGCGAAGGTCCAGGAATCCAGCGACCTCGCGACCATGCACTACGTGCGCCAGGGCGACCCGCGCGGGCTCGGCCACGCCGTGCTGTGCGCCGAGCCGCACGTCGGCGACCAGCCCTTCGCGGTCCTTCTCGGCGACGACCTGATCGACCCGCGCGACCCCCTGCTCGCCCGCATGGTCGAGGTGCAGGAGCGCGAGGGCGGCAGCGTCATCGCGCTGATGGAGGTCGACCCGTCCCAGATCCACCTCTACGGCTGCGCCGCCGTGAAGCCCACCGGCGACAGCGACGTCGTCAAGATCACCGACCTGGTGGAGAAGCCGGAGCCCGCGGACGCGCCCAGCAACCTGGCGATCATCGGCCGCTACGTCCTCGACCCCGCCGTCTTCGGCGTACTGCGGGAGACGGAGCCGGGCCGCGGCGGCGAGATCCAGCTCACCGACGCTCTCCAGAAGCTCACGGAGGCGGACCAGTCGGCCGCCGCCACGGAGAAAAGCTCCGGCGGCCCGGTCCACGGAGTGATCTTCAAGGGTCGCCGCTACGACACCGGTGACCGGGGCGACTATCTGCGTGCCATTGTCAGACTCGCGTGCGAACGTGAGGACCTGGGCCCGGAGTTCCGGGACTGGCTTCGCAGTTTTGTGACCGAGGAGATGTAG
- a CDS encoding penicillin acylase family protein has translation MPANTTASSPKKKKGRRARLLVLVLVLALVAGVGYGAYWSISTVRASFPQTTGSIQLEGLGGKVEVKRDDHGIPQIYADTDEDLFRAQGFVQAQDRFWEMDVRRHMTSGRLSEMFGSGQVGTDAFLRTLGWRHVAQEEYDTKLSAETKKFLQAYSEGVNAYLKGRSAEEISVEYAALSFTNDYKPEPWSPVDSVAWLKAMAWDLRGNMEDEIDRSLLTSRLSEKQIKDLYPSYPYERNKPIVQEGGISQATGKFDPAAKPSDLEDGSTGGNTGDGAGSGTGTGTGTGTGDGTGTGTGGAGDAASGASSQLAALSDALDAIPALLGPSGNGIGSNSWVVDGKYTTTGKPLLANDPHLAPQLPSLWYQMGLHCRETSAKCRYDVAGYTFSGMPGVIIGHNQDIAWGFTNLGADVTDLYLEKLTGDSYLVGDEEKQLTTRKEVIKVAGGASKTITVRSTGHGPLVSDRSEELEKVGQKAPVSNAAPDRASGYGVALQWTALQPGRTMDAVFELNRAKDFQSFRMASQKFEVPSQNLVYADTKGNIGYQAPGRIPVRAQGDGSTPAPGWDPAYKWTDYIPFDELPYEYNPDRGYIVTANQAVIDAEKYSYLITKDYGYGARSQRINDLIESKIQGGGKISTEDMRTMQTDNSSEIAKLLTPYLLKIDISDPYVREAQKLLEGWDYTQEPDSGAAAYFNAVWRNVLKLAFGNKLPKELRVEGECLSVRPADSTAPDDDLEERVRECGLRDADSAQPDGGDRWFEVVRRLLKDEDNTWWQSPRTRTEQATDSRDELLGRAMADARWELTARLGKDASSWSWGRLHQLTLKNQTLGTDGPGFLQTMLNRGPWNLGGGEAAVNATGWNAAGGYEVVWVPSMRMVVNVGEWDESRWINLTGASGHAYNAHYTDQTDIWADGELLDWAYSAEAVSAGTADTLTLVPPGFSVP, from the coding sequence ATGCCCGCCAACACAACCGCCTCTTCCCCCAAGAAGAAGAAGGGGCGACGCGCCCGTCTGCTCGTGCTCGTCCTGGTGCTGGCCCTCGTGGCGGGCGTCGGCTACGGGGCGTACTGGAGCATCAGTACGGTGCGTGCCTCCTTCCCGCAGACCACCGGGTCGATCCAACTCGAAGGGCTCGGCGGCAAGGTCGAGGTCAAGCGGGACGACCACGGCATCCCGCAGATCTACGCGGACACCGACGAGGACCTCTTCCGCGCCCAGGGATTCGTCCAGGCGCAGGACCGCTTCTGGGAGATGGACGTCCGCCGGCACATGACCTCCGGCCGGCTCTCGGAGATGTTCGGCTCCGGACAGGTAGGGACGGACGCCTTCCTCCGCACGCTCGGCTGGCGCCACGTCGCGCAGGAGGAGTACGACACCAAGCTCTCCGCGGAGACGAAGAAATTCCTCCAGGCCTATTCGGAAGGCGTCAACGCGTACCTCAAGGGGCGCTCCGCCGAGGAGATCTCGGTCGAGTACGCGGCGCTGTCCTTCACCAACGACTACAAGCCCGAGCCGTGGTCGCCGGTCGACTCGGTGGCCTGGCTCAAGGCGATGGCCTGGGACCTGCGCGGGAACATGGAGGACGAGATCGACCGCTCCCTGTTGACCAGCAGGCTCAGCGAGAAGCAGATCAAGGACCTCTACCCGTCCTATCCCTACGAGCGCAACAAACCGATCGTGCAGGAGGGCGGGATCAGCCAGGCCACCGGGAAGTTCGACCCCGCAGCCAAGCCTTCCGACCTCGAGGACGGTTCCACCGGCGGAAACACGGGCGACGGCGCGGGCTCCGGCACCGGCACCGGCACCGGCACCGGAACCGGTGACGGCACGGGAACCGGCACCGGCGGTGCCGGGGACGCGGCGTCCGGAGCGAGCTCGCAGCTGGCCGCGCTCTCCGACGCCCTCGACGCGATCCCCGCCCTCCTGGGCCCCAGCGGCAACGGCATCGGGTCCAACTCCTGGGTGGTCGACGGCAAGTACACGACCACCGGCAAGCCCCTGCTGGCCAACGACCCGCACCTCGCGCCCCAGCTGCCCTCGCTCTGGTACCAGATGGGCCTGCACTGCCGTGAGACCTCCGCGAAGTGCCGCTACGACGTCGCGGGCTACACCTTCTCCGGCATGCCCGGCGTGATAATCGGCCACAACCAGGACATCGCCTGGGGCTTCACCAACCTCGGCGCCGACGTCACCGACCTCTACCTCGAGAAGCTCACCGGCGACAGCTACCTCGTCGGCGACGAGGAGAAGCAGCTGACCACCCGCAAGGAGGTCATCAAGGTCGCGGGCGGCGCCAGCAAGACGATCACGGTCCGCTCCACCGGGCACGGCCCCCTGGTCTCCGACCGCAGCGAGGAGCTGGAGAAGGTCGGCCAGAAGGCGCCCGTGTCCAACGCCGCGCCCGACCGCGCCTCCGGCTACGGAGTCGCCCTCCAGTGGACCGCTCTCCAGCCGGGCAGGACCATGGACGCCGTCTTCGAGCTCAACCGGGCCAAGGACTTCCAGAGCTTCCGCATGGCCTCGCAGAAGTTCGAGGTCCCCTCGCAGAACCTGGTCTACGCCGACACCAAGGGCAACATCGGCTATCAGGCCCCGGGCCGGATCCCGGTCCGCGCCCAGGGCGACGGCTCCACCCCCGCGCCCGGCTGGGACCCGGCGTACAAGTGGACCGACTACATCCCCTTCGACGAGCTGCCGTACGAGTACAACCCTGACCGGGGCTACATCGTCACCGCCAACCAGGCCGTCATCGACGCGGAGAAGTACTCGTACCTGATCACCAAGGACTACGGCTACGGCGCCCGGAGTCAGCGGATCAACGACCTCATCGAGTCGAAGATCCAGGGCGGCGGCAAGATCTCGACCGAAGACATGCGCACCATGCAGACGGACAACAGCAGCGAGATCGCGAAGCTGCTCACGCCCTACCTGCTGAAGATCGACATCTCCGACCCCTACGTCCGCGAGGCACAGAAGCTGCTCGAGGGCTGGGACTACACCCAGGAACCGGACTCCGGCGCCGCCGCCTACTTCAACGCGGTGTGGCGGAACGTCCTGAAGCTGGCGTTCGGCAACAAGCTCCCCAAGGAGCTGCGCGTCGAGGGCGAGTGCCTCAGTGTCCGTCCCGCCGACAGCACGGCCCCGGACGACGACCTCGAGGAGCGGGTGCGCGAGTGCGGCCTGCGTGACGCCGACTCGGCCCAGCCCGACGGCGGCGACCGCTGGTTCGAGGTGGTGCGACGGCTGCTGAAGGACGAGGACAACACCTGGTGGCAGTCGCCCAGGACCCGTACGGAGCAGGCGACCGACAGCCGCGACGAGCTCCTCGGCCGCGCGATGGCGGACGCCCGCTGGGAGCTGACGGCCAGGCTCGGCAAGGACGCCTCCAGCTGGAGCTGGGGCCGCCTGCACCAGCTCACCCTGAAGAACCAGACGCTGGGCACCGACGGCCCGGGGTTCCTGCAGACGATGCTCAACCGCGGCCCGTGGAACCTCGGCGGCGGCGAGGCCGCGGTGAACGCCACAGGCTGGAACGCGGCGGGCGGCTACGAGGTCGTGTGGGTGCCCTCCATGCGGATGGTGGTCAACGTCGGCGAGTGGGACGAGTCCCGGTGGATCAACCTCACCGGCGCCTCGGGCCACGCGTACAACGCGCACTACACCGACCAGACCGACATATGGGCCGACGGTGAGCTGCTGGACTGGGCCTACAGCGCGGAGGCGGTGTCGGCCGGCACCGCCGACACGCTCACGCTCGTTCCTCCGGGCTTCTCCGTCCCGTGA
- a CDS encoding FmdB family zinc ribbon protein: MPTYQYQCTECGEGLEAVQKFTDDALTVCPSCDGRLKKVFSAVGIVFKGSGFYRNDSRGSSSSSSPASTSASSTGTKSSSDTKASSPAASSTASSSSSSTSSASGSAA, encoded by the coding sequence GTGCCGACCTACCAGTACCAGTGCACCGAATGCGGCGAGGGCCTCGAGGCGGTGCAGAAGTTCACCGATGACGCCCTGACCGTATGCCCCAGCTGTGACGGACGCCTGAAGAAGGTGTTCTCAGCGGTCGGCATCGTCTTCAAGGGTTCCGGCTTCTACCGCAACGACAGCCGCGGCTCGTCGTCGAGCAGCTCACCCGCGTCGACCTCCGCGTCGTCGACGGGTACGAAGTCCTCGTCGGACACGAAGGCGTCGTCCCCGGCCGCCTCCTCGACGGCTTCCTCCTCGTCCTCGAGCACGTCGAGCGCATCCGGCTCCGCAGCCTGA
- a CDS encoding potassium/proton antiporter: MTVHQLNELLLICSLVLLVAVAAVRVSSRSGLPSLLLYLGIGIAIGQDGLLDVQFDDAELTQVIGYGALVVILAEGGLGTKWKEIRPALPAAAALATVGVAVSVGVTAAAAHYLVGLPWQQALIVGAVVSSTDAAAVFSVLRKVPLPPRVTGALEAESGFNDAPVVILVVAFSTTGPIDAWYMLVGEIALELAIGAVIGLAIGWLGAYALRHVALPASGLYPIAVMAIAVMAYAAGAMAHGSGFLAVYLASMVLGNAKLPHSPANRGFAEGLGWLAQIGMFVLLGLLVTPHELLRDFWPAVIVGLMLTVVARPLGVFVSLVPFRIPWQEQVLMSWAGLRGAVPIIFATIPMVSGVEGNDRIFNIVFVLVVVYTLVQGPTLPWLARRLRLGDSSEAADLGIESAPLERLRGHLLSVEVPEASKMHGVEVAELRLPSGSAVTLVVRDGKSFVPLPSTVLRHGDELLVVATDPVRDAAERRLRAVAQGGKLAGWLGTGGGARRRSL, from the coding sequence CTGACTGTCCACCAGCTCAACGAACTCCTGCTCATTTGCTCGCTCGTCCTGCTCGTCGCCGTGGCGGCGGTGCGCGTGTCCTCGCGCAGCGGGCTCCCCAGCCTGCTGCTGTATCTCGGCATCGGGATCGCCATCGGCCAGGACGGCCTGCTCGACGTCCAGTTCGACGACGCCGAGCTGACGCAGGTGATCGGCTACGGCGCCCTCGTGGTGATCCTCGCCGAAGGTGGACTCGGCACGAAGTGGAAAGAGATCAGGCCCGCGTTGCCCGCTGCCGCCGCACTGGCGACGGTCGGTGTCGCGGTGAGCGTCGGCGTCACGGCCGCCGCCGCCCATTATCTGGTGGGACTCCCGTGGCAGCAGGCCCTGATCGTCGGCGCGGTCGTCTCGTCGACCGACGCCGCCGCGGTCTTCTCGGTGCTGCGCAAGGTGCCGCTGCCTCCCCGGGTGACCGGAGCGCTCGAGGCGGAATCCGGCTTCAACGACGCCCCCGTCGTGATCCTGGTGGTGGCGTTCTCGACGACCGGGCCGATCGACGCCTGGTACATGCTGGTCGGCGAGATCGCGCTGGAGCTGGCGATCGGCGCGGTCATCGGCCTCGCGATCGGCTGGCTCGGCGCGTACGCCCTGCGGCACGTGGCCCTGCCCGCCTCCGGCCTCTACCCGATCGCCGTCATGGCGATCGCGGTCATGGCGTACGCGGCCGGGGCCATGGCGCACGGCAGCGGCTTCCTCGCCGTCTATCTCGCCTCGATGGTCCTCGGCAACGCCAAACTGCCGCACTCCCCGGCCAATCGCGGATTCGCCGAAGGGCTCGGCTGGCTGGCCCAGATCGGCATGTTCGTCCTGCTCGGCCTCCTGGTGACGCCGCACGAGCTGCTCCGCGACTTCTGGCCGGCGGTGATCGTCGGCCTGATGCTGACGGTGGTCGCGCGCCCCCTCGGAGTCTTCGTCAGCCTGGTGCCGTTCCGTATCCCGTGGCAGGAACAGGTGCTGATGTCGTGGGCCGGCCTCCGCGGCGCGGTGCCCATCATTTTCGCGACGATCCCCATGGTCTCGGGCGTCGAGGGCAACGACCGGATCTTCAACATCGTCTTCGTCCTGGTGGTCGTCTACACCCTGGTGCAGGGGCCGACCCTGCCCTGGCTCGCGAGGCGGCTGCGGCTCGGCGACTCCTCGGAGGCCGCCGACCTCGGCATCGAGTCCGCACCTCTGGAGCGGCTGCGCGGGCACCTGCTCTCGGTCGAGGTCCCGGAAGCGTCGAAGATGCACGGCGTGGAGGTCGCGGAGCTGCGGCTGCCGTCGGGCTCCGCCGTCACCCTCGTCGTCCGCGACGGCAAGAGCTTCGTACCGCTGCCCTCGACGGTGCTGCGCCACGGGGACGAGCTGCTCGTGGTGGCGACCGACCCCGTGCGGGACGCCGCCGAGCGGCGCCTGCGGGCGGTCGCCCAGGGCGGGAAGCTCGCGGGCTGGCTGGGCACAGGGGGCGGCGCACGCCGCCGGTCCCTGTGA
- a CDS encoding S-methyl-5'-thioadenosine phosphorylase, which yields MATKSNASEAAGPAEIGVIGGSGLYSFLEDVTEIEVETPYGPPSDSLFLGDVAGRRVAFLPRHGRGHHLPPHRINYRANLWALRSVGVRQVLGPCAVGGLVPEYGPGTLLVPDQFVDRTKARTQTYFDGLPLPDRTVPNVVHVSPADPYCPRGRRTVLDAARGRDWEPVDGGTLVVVEGPRFSTRAESRWHAAMGWSVVGMTGHPEAVLARELELCYTSITLVTDLDAGAEAGEGVSHEEVLKVFAANVDRLRTVLFDAVAGLPSNDERDCGCGNALAGMDPGITLP from the coding sequence ATGGCGACCAAGTCGAACGCAAGCGAAGCGGCCGGACCGGCGGAGATCGGTGTGATCGGCGGCTCGGGCCTCTACTCCTTCCTGGAGGACGTCACCGAGATCGAGGTCGAGACGCCCTACGGTCCGCCCAGCGACTCCCTGTTCCTCGGTGACGTCGCGGGACGGCGGGTCGCCTTCCTGCCCCGTCATGGGCGGGGCCACCACCTGCCGCCGCACCGCATCAACTACCGCGCCAACCTCTGGGCCCTGCGTTCCGTCGGCGTCCGCCAGGTGCTCGGCCCGTGCGCGGTCGGGGGCCTGGTGCCCGAGTACGGCCCCGGCACACTGCTCGTGCCCGACCAGTTCGTGGACCGGACGAAGGCGCGGACGCAGACCTACTTCGACGGCCTGCCGCTGCCCGACCGGACCGTCCCCAACGTGGTGCACGTGTCGCCTGCCGATCCGTACTGCCCGCGGGGGCGCAGGACCGTGCTGGACGCGGCGCGCGGACGCGACTGGGAGCCGGTGGACGGCGGGACGCTGGTGGTCGTCGAGGGACCCCGCTTCTCGACCCGGGCCGAGTCCCGGTGGCACGCGGCGATGGGCTGGTCGGTGGTCGGCATGACCGGGCACCCCGAGGCCGTCCTCGCCCGGGAGCTCGAACTCTGCTACACGTCGATCACCCTGGTCACCGATCTGGACGCCGGCGCCGAAGCGGGCGAGGGCGTCTCGCACGAAGAGGTGCTGAAGGTGTTCGCGGCCAATGTCGACCGGCTGCGGACGGTTCTGTTCGACGCTGTGGCGGGTCTGCCGTCGAACGACGAGCGCGACTGCGGGTGCGGCAACGCGCTGGCGGGGATGGACCCGGGCATCACGCTGCCGTAG